In a genomic window of Flavobacteriales bacterium:
- the mazG gene encoding nucleoside triphosphate pyrophosphohydrolase, producing MDPRAEAFLRLLKIMDELREQCPWDRKQTLETLRPLTIEETYELGDAILEGDLDGVKKELGDLILHIAFYARIGREKEAFDITDVLNGICEKLIRRHPHIYGDVKVKDEEEVKANWERIKLQEKAEDPGAGYSGTLRSSRSDRSAEPSVLEGVPKGLPSLVKAIRIQDKARGVGFDWEHKEQVWDKVHEELSELKAEVDACSAKQADEIGDVLFSVVNYARFLGVDPDEALERTNRKFISRFQFLERESRKDGKRMGEMSLAEMDVYWERAKGL from the coding sequence ATGGACCCACGCGCCGAAGCCTTCCTCCGCCTCTTGAAGATCATGGACGAATTGCGCGAGCAATGCCCATGGGACAGGAAGCAGACGCTAGAGACCCTGCGCCCGCTCACCATCGAGGAGACCTACGAGCTGGGCGACGCCATCCTGGAAGGCGACCTTGACGGCGTGAAGAAGGAACTGGGCGACCTGATCCTGCACATCGCCTTCTATGCGCGCATCGGAAGGGAGAAGGAGGCCTTCGATATCACCGATGTGCTCAACGGAATCTGCGAGAAACTCATTCGCCGGCATCCGCACATCTACGGTGATGTGAAGGTGAAGGACGAGGAGGAGGTGAAGGCGAATTGGGAGCGCATCAAGCTTCAGGAGAAAGCCGAGGATCCCGGCGCTGGCTACTCAGGAACGCTTCGATCCTCCCGCAGTGACCGGTCGGCGGAGCCTAGCGTCCTGGAAGGCGTGCCCAAGGGCCTGCCGAGCCTGGTGAAAGCCATCCGCATTCAGGACAAAGCACGCGGCGTCGGCTTCGATTGGGAGCACAAAGAGCAGGTATGGGACAAGGTGCATGAAGAGCTCAGCGAACTGAAGGCCGAAGTGGATGCATGCAGCGCCAAACAAGCGGACGAGATCGGTGACGTGCTCTTCAGCGTGGTGAACTACGCGCGTTTCCTGGGCGTGGATCCGGATGAGGCCCTCGAGCGCACCAACCGCAAATTCATCAGCCGTTTCCAATTCCTCGAGCGCGAGAGCCGAAAGGACGGCAAGCGCATGGGGGAGATGAGCCTGGCGGAGATGGATGTGTACTGGGAAAGGGCGAAGGGCCTCTGA
- a CDS encoding DUF1572 family protein, with translation MPALRFLDSARKEFAYYRTLGEKTFNQLPDADLFREPAPGSNSIAVIVQHLHGNMLSRWTDFLTSDGEKPWRNREGEFEPGVTTREEVLRLWNEGWDRLFTAIDPLTAEQLDGIVHIRTEPHTVAQAITRQLAHVPYHVGQIVLLGKLFKGEGFQSLSIPRGGTAAFNKDKGM, from the coding sequence ATGCCTGCCCTCCGCTTCCTCGACAGCGCCCGCAAGGAGTTCGCCTACTACCGCACCCTGGGCGAGAAGACCTTCAACCAGCTGCCCGACGCTGACCTCTTCCGTGAGCCGGCGCCCGGCAGCAATTCCATCGCGGTGATCGTTCAGCACCTGCATGGCAACATGCTGAGCCGATGGACCGATTTCCTCACCTCGGACGGCGAGAAGCCCTGGCGCAACCGTGAGGGAGAATTCGAGCCCGGCGTCACCACGCGTGAGGAGGTGCTGCGCCTATGGAACGAGGGCTGGGATAGGCTCTTCACCGCCATCGATCCGCTCACAGCTGAACAACTCGATGGCATCGTTCACATCCGTACCGAACCGCACACCGTGGCGCAGGCCATCACGCGCCAGCTGGCGCATGTGCCCTATCACGTGGGACAGATCGTGCTGCTGGGCAAGCTCTTCAAGGGCGAAGGCTTTCAGAGCCTCTCCATTCCGCGCGGAGGCACGGCGGCCTTCAACAAGGACAAAGGGATGTGA
- a CDS encoding OmpA family protein produces MLRISLSIALLAISGLLAAQNVFQRAVLNDTMPNLAPNPGFEEITKASCVWTTDPEKFAANVTGWSSPTQTTPDHFSTTLDPECWAHPKQHSGGKQSTHSGQGMVGIKTYGKGNTPTFWHEYVQAELKEPLQAGVRYIAEVWALRAVKSNDASNNVGLLFTDAPISTRDRLPLHITPTVNEERLIKSGWHKVRGVFDATGSERFVVIGNFYGDDATQHERQPQGERGAYYFIDDVSVRVAPPGTALTPKPKESLPPPPRPVVPDHVSSTTVDIHQVEPAVGTRVRLDNVQFDFDKAELLPGYEKELEKLVDLMTDFPYLRVEIEGHTDDQGSDEYNLKLSDARAKAVVDYLLKKKVEQERLSWMGYGEGKPLQPNDNEANRAINRRVEFRVIER; encoded by the coding sequence ATGCTTCGAATCAGCCTATCCATCGCATTGCTGGCCATTTCAGGCCTGCTGGCCGCGCAGAACGTCTTTCAGCGTGCCGTTCTCAACGATACCATGCCCAACCTGGCGCCCAATCCGGGCTTCGAGGAGATCACCAAGGCTTCCTGCGTGTGGACCACCGACCCCGAGAAATTCGCCGCCAACGTCACCGGGTGGAGCTCGCCAACGCAGACCACTCCCGACCATTTCAGCACCACCCTCGACCCCGAATGCTGGGCTCATCCGAAGCAGCACAGCGGCGGCAAGCAGAGCACGCACAGCGGCCAGGGCATGGTGGGCATCAAGACCTACGGCAAGGGCAACACGCCCACCTTCTGGCACGAGTACGTCCAGGCCGAACTGAAGGAACCGCTGCAAGCCGGCGTGCGCTACATCGCCGAGGTCTGGGCCTTGCGCGCCGTGAAGAGCAACGACGCCAGCAACAATGTGGGCCTGCTCTTCACCGATGCGCCCATCAGCACGCGCGACCGGCTGCCGCTGCACATCACCCCCACGGTGAATGAGGAGAGGCTCATCAAAAGCGGCTGGCACAAGGTGCGCGGCGTGTTCGACGCCACGGGCAGTGAGCGCTTCGTGGTCATCGGGAACTTCTATGGCGATGATGCCACCCAGCACGAGCGACAGCCCCAAGGCGAGCGCGGCGCCTACTATTTCATCGACGATGTGAGCGTGCGCGTAGCACCGCCCGGAACAGCCTTGACCCCGAAGCCTAAAGAGAGCCTGCCTCCCCCGCCGCGCCCCGTGGTGCCCGACCACGTGAGCAGCACCACGGTCGACATCCACCAAGTGGAACCGGCCGTGGGCACACGCGTGCGCTTGGACAACGTGCAATTCGATTTCGACAAGGCCGAGCTGCTGCCCGGCTACGAGAAGGAATTGGAGAAGCTCGTGGACCTGATGACCGACTTCCCGTACCTGCGCGTGGAGATCGAGGGCCACACCGATGATCAGGGCAGTGACGAGTACAACCTCAAATTGAGCGATGCCCGTGCCAAGGCCGTGGTGGATTACCTCTTGAAGAAGAAAGTGGAACAGGAGCGATTATCCTGGATGGGCTACGGAGAAGGCAAGCCATTGCAGCCGAACGATAACGAGGCCAACCGTGCCATCAATCGGCGGGTGGAGTTCCGCGTGATCGAACGTTAG
- a CDS encoding ABC transporter ATP-binding protein: MIDLKGIRKAYRMGANILPVLKGIDLHIGSGELVSIMGASGSGKSTLLNIIGILDGYDQGEYLLDGMLIKGQSETENALLRSKYIGFVFQSFNLIGFKNAMENVALPLYYQGVARRKRNDLALSMLEKVGLKDWARHMPNEMSGGQKQRVAIARALISSPKIILADEPTGALDSTTSHEVMDLLTSVNKDLGLTVVIVTHEREVAAATQRVIYLRDGLIENAHMDPASLMADVR, from the coding sequence ATGATCGATCTCAAAGGCATCCGCAAAGCCTACCGCATGGGGGCCAATATCCTGCCCGTGCTAAAGGGCATCGACCTGCACATCGGCAGCGGCGAACTGGTGAGCATCATGGGTGCCAGCGGCAGCGGCAAGAGCACCTTGCTCAACATCATCGGCATCCTTGATGGCTACGACCAGGGAGAGTACCTGCTCGATGGCATGCTCATCAAGGGCCAGAGCGAGACGGAGAATGCCCTGCTGCGGAGCAAGTACATCGGCTTCGTGTTCCAGAGCTTCAACTTGATCGGCTTCAAGAACGCCATGGAGAACGTGGCGCTGCCGCTCTATTACCAGGGCGTGGCGCGCCGCAAGCGCAATGACCTGGCGCTATCCATGCTCGAGAAGGTGGGGCTGAAGGACTGGGCCAGGCACATGCCCAATGAGATGAGCGGCGGGCAGAAGCAGCGCGTTGCCATCGCGCGCGCGCTCATCAGCAGCCCGAAGATCATCCTCGCTGATGAGCCCACCGGCGCCTTGGACAGCACCACCAGCCATGAAGTGATGGACCTGCTCACCAGCGTGAACAAGGACCTCGGCCTCACCGTGGTGATCGTGACGCACGAGCGCGAGGTGGCCGCTGCCACTCAACGCGTGATCTACTTGCGCGATGGACTGATCGAGAATGCGCACATGGACCCTGCAAGCCTGATGGCCGATGTTCGATAG
- a CDS encoding ABC transporter permease produces MFDREKWGEVFESIGKNKLRAALTGISVFTGIFMLIILLGLGKGLRNGFEYGFRNQNVNTIHVRGGTTLRPWKGLPPNRRVTLENADMAALRLGVRELEHSSGEYWLWRGESVLNNGERYGNYTIQGIEPAYFHVESQIIEAGRYINEPDQIEGRKVIVIANDAREKLFGAEDPLHHWIQVNGIPFEVVGVYRFEQTQGQNQRSKVFIPLSTAQRVFGAYTAIDEFHFTLGHATLDESKRAVSRVKSILAARHNFDPSDERAIWVENSLENYTMFSGVFMAISTFVWVMGIGTIIAGIMGVSNIMLIVVQERTREIGVRKALGATPRSVMGQVMMEALIVTSAAGYGGLLLGLGSLEAIARLLPGGPMFRQPEVDISIAIQALILLIITGTLAGLMPARRAARIRPIEALRDE; encoded by the coding sequence ATGTTCGATAGGGAGAAATGGGGCGAGGTCTTCGAGAGCATCGGCAAGAACAAGCTGAGGGCGGCGCTCACGGGCATCAGCGTATTCACGGGCATCTTCATGCTCATCATCCTGCTGGGACTCGGCAAGGGGCTGCGCAATGGCTTCGAGTACGGCTTCCGGAACCAGAACGTGAATACCATCCATGTGCGCGGCGGAACGACCCTGAGGCCATGGAAGGGCCTGCCCCCGAACCGACGGGTGACCTTGGAGAATGCGGACATGGCCGCCCTGCGGCTGGGCGTCCGCGAGCTGGAGCATAGCAGCGGGGAGTACTGGCTTTGGCGCGGCGAGAGCGTGCTGAACAACGGTGAGCGCTATGGCAACTACACCATCCAAGGCATTGAGCCCGCGTACTTCCACGTGGAATCGCAGATCATTGAAGCCGGCCGCTACATCAACGAGCCGGACCAGATCGAAGGGCGCAAGGTGATCGTCATCGCCAACGATGCGCGCGAGAAGCTCTTCGGCGCTGAGGACCCGCTGCACCATTGGATCCAGGTGAACGGCATCCCGTTCGAGGTGGTGGGGGTCTACCGCTTCGAGCAGACGCAGGGACAGAACCAGCGAAGCAAGGTCTTCATCCCCTTGAGCACCGCGCAGCGCGTCTTCGGCGCCTACACCGCGATAGACGAGTTCCACTTCACGCTCGGCCATGCCACGCTCGATGAGAGCAAGCGCGCCGTTAGCCGTGTGAAGAGCATCCTAGCCGCGCGCCACAACTTCGACCCTTCTGATGAGCGCGCGATATGGGTGGAGAACTCGCTTGAGAATTACACTATGTTCAGCGGCGTCTTCATGGCCATCAGCACCTTCGTTTGGGTCATGGGCATCGGCACCATCATCGCGGGCATCATGGGCGTGAGCAACATCATGCTGATCGTGGTGCAGGAGCGCACCCGTGAGATCGGGGTGCGCAAGGCATTGGGCGCGACCCCGCGGTCCGTGATGGGCCAGGTGATGATGGAAGCGCTGATCGTGACCAGTGCCGCAGGCTACGGGGGGCTGCTGCTCGGGCTGGGTTCCTTGGAAGCCATCGCACGGCTGCTGCCCGGCGGCCCCATGTTCCGCCAGCCTGAAGTGGACATCAGCATCGCCATCCAAGCGCTCATCCTGCTCATCATCACCGGTACGCTCGCAGGCCTCATGCCCGCGCGCCGCGCCGCCCGCATCCGTCCCATCGAAGCCCTGCGCGATGAATGA
- a CDS encoding ABC transporter permease, which yields MFDRERWGEIWQTLSRNKLRSFLTAFGVGWGIFMLILMLGAGNGLSNGVAGAFEGWASNACYVWAQTTSLPYKGLPRGRYFDFDNDDIALISQRVKGIEALAPRLQLGGWRGGNNVVRGNKTAALTVNGDLPSIMRIQGTYVEEGRFLHERDVLEKRKVCVVGRRAVQLLYEPDEKVLGSWIRINGVYFQVVGVHMPKASAEMGDDQTAVIYVPFSTFQTAFNALNQVHWFAITAQPGTPASQVQADVKKLLAVKHRVHPDDDMAFGSFNVEEMFDMTNDLLTAITALAWFVGICTLIAGVVGVSNIMLVVIRERTNEIGVRRSIGATPGRITAQIVLEALTLTLIAGYSGLLLGMLLLEAVSSAGLEGAFFAKPEIDLVTALVALAVLVVSGVLAGLFPARRALAIRVVDALRADK from the coding sequence ATGTTCGACCGCGAGCGATGGGGCGAGATCTGGCAGACGCTGAGCCGTAACAAGCTGCGCAGCTTCCTCACGGCATTCGGCGTGGGATGGGGCATCTTCATGCTCATCCTCATGCTGGGCGCGGGAAATGGCTTGAGCAACGGTGTGGCGGGCGCTTTCGAAGGCTGGGCCAGCAACGCTTGCTATGTGTGGGCCCAGACCACCTCCTTGCCCTACAAGGGCCTTCCGCGCGGACGCTATTTCGATTTCGACAACGACGACATCGCGCTGATCAGCCAGCGGGTGAAGGGCATCGAGGCATTGGCCCCCCGGCTGCAGCTGGGTGGCTGGCGCGGCGGCAACAATGTGGTGCGGGGCAACAAGACCGCAGCGCTGACGGTGAATGGAGATCTGCCTTCGATCATGCGGATACAGGGCACGTATGTGGAGGAAGGCCGCTTCCTGCACGAGCGCGATGTGCTCGAGAAGCGCAAAGTGTGCGTGGTCGGCAGGCGCGCCGTGCAATTGCTCTACGAGCCGGATGAGAAGGTGCTCGGCTCCTGGATCCGGATCAATGGCGTGTACTTCCAGGTCGTGGGAGTTCATATGCCCAAGGCCAGCGCGGAGATGGGGGACGATCAGACGGCCGTGATCTACGTGCCATTCTCCACATTCCAAACGGCGTTCAATGCGCTCAATCAAGTCCATTGGTTCGCGATCACCGCCCAGCCCGGCACCCCGGCCTCCCAGGTGCAGGCCGATGTGAAGAAGCTGCTGGCCGTGAAGCACCGCGTGCACCCGGATGATGACATGGCCTTCGGCAGCTTCAACGTGGAGGAGATGTTCGATATGACCAATGACCTGCTCACGGCGATCACGGCCCTGGCGTGGTTCGTGGGAATATGCACCCTCATCGCAGGGGTGGTGGGCGTGAGCAATATCATGCTGGTGGTGATCCGCGAACGCACCAACGAGATCGGAGTCCGCCGCAGCATCGGCGCCACCCCGGGGCGCATCACCGCACAGATCGTCCTCGAGGCCCTCACCCTCACCCTCATCGCCGGCTATAGCGGATTGCTCCTCGGCATGCTCCTGCTAGAGGCCGTGAGCAGCGCTGGCCTGGAAGGCGCCTTCTTCGCCAAGCCTGAGATCGACCTCGTCACTGCGCTGGTGGCCCTCGCGGTGCTCGTGGTCAGCGGCGTGCTCGCCGGCTTGTTCCCCGCGAGGCGCGCGCTCGCCATACGGGTGGTCGATGCGCTCAGGGCGGATAAATGA